From Anopheles funestus chromosome 3RL, idAnoFuneDA-416_04, whole genome shotgun sequence, a single genomic window includes:
- the LOC125770553 gene encoding dual specificity protein phosphatase Mpk3 isoform X3, giving the protein MGLRSLRISIPFSDSACSSSTESSDCESSTNYLSESAVSVEPVEILPGLFLGNASHSEDLKSLKKYNIKYILNVTPDLPNVFERDGQIRYLQIPITDHWSQAGDLANHFPDAIKFIDEARSNGCGVLVHCLAGVSRSVTVTLAYLMFARTLSLNDAFLLVRSRKPDVSPNFHFMQQLHSFEQQLNIDPTQSASAKQALYSASSSSAASSCSSSSIGAGGGGGTSSNDGGGGGGGAGGHSVSTTPFSASSVGSSGSGSAGMEPSSRHHGHTPQHHHPLQPKHALHQVHSRHAVKYNCACVEVECKCTQAAIDLLGPFTTGISPDSGIEFDRWTPSSNTPK; this is encoded by the exons ATCCCTCCGCATTTCGATCCCATTTTCGGACTCGGCGTGTAGCAGCAGTACCGAGTCGTCCGATTGCGAAAGCAGCACCAACTACCTATCGGAGTCGGCCGTTAGTGTCGAGCCTGTTGAAATACTGCCCGGTCTCTTCCTCGGCAATGCATCCCACAGCGAGGATCTGAAGTCGCTGAAAAAGTACAACATTAAA TACATTCTGAACGTGACACCGGATTTGCCGAATGTGTTCGAACGGGACGGCCAGATACGCTATCTGCAGATACCGATCACCGATCATTGGTCGCAGGCCGGTGACCTAGCGAACCACTTCCCAGATGCGATCAAGTTTATCG ATGAGGCCCGTTCGAATGGATGTGGTGTGCTGGTACACTGTCTGGCCGGTGTATCCCGCTCGGTGACGGTCACGCTCGCCTACCTTATGTTTGCCCGGACACTCTCACTGAACGATGCATTTCTGCTGGTGCGCTCGCGCAAACCGGACGTTTCGCCCAACTTCCACTTCATGCAGCAGCTGCACAGCTTCGAGCAGCAGCTTAACATCGATCCGACGCAGTCGGCTTCCGCCAAACAGGCACTCTACTCTGCGTCCTCTTCTTCCGCTGCCTCGTCCTGTTCATCGTCTTCCATCGGCGCGGGAGGCGGTGGTGGAACGTCCTCAAAcgatggtggcggtggtggtggtggtgccggtGGACATTCCGTATCTACAACTCCGTTCAGTGCCAGCTCGGTTGGATCGTCCGGTTCGGGATCGGCCGGTATGGAACCGTCGTCACGTCACCACGGCCACACCCCCCAACATCACCATCCGCTGCAGCCGAAACATGCGCTCCATCAGGTACATTCGCGCCACGCCGTCAAGTACaactgtgcgtgtgtggagGTAGAGTGTAAGTGTACCCAGGCCGCCATCGATCTGCTCGGCCCGTTCACGACCGGCATCTCGCCCGACTCCGGTATCGAGTTCGATCGGTGGACACCGAGCAGTAACACGCCGAAATGA